The Arachis ipaensis cultivar K30076 chromosome B07, Araip1.1, whole genome shotgun sequence genome includes a window with the following:
- the LOC107608702 gene encoding chitin elicitor receptor kinase 1 isoform X1 produces MCILCTSLVPLTMEHNFMVSLLFLLLITLPLSAESKCSKSCDSALASYYLWNNDSSLLYISYIMQSKFLYKVEDIVRYNEGIYSYSYPSQTRINVPIPCDCINDGEFLGHTFQYSVTLGDNYSAIASGSFSNLVTTEWLQNTNNYPKDAILAGGTVNVTVNCSCGDSNISKDYGLFITYPLRTEDSLQSIANQTKLDPELLMKYNPGVNFNKGSGLVYIPGRDENGNYPPLHPSSGGLPRRVVAGISVGVVAVIMLSAFCVYMKCLKVWKKKLRAEYSGWKTARAREDKAPNSFANISAEKSAEFSYEELAHATNNFNLANKIGQGGFGEIYYAELNGKKVAIKKMDMKASKEFLAELKVLTHVQHLNLVHLIGYCVKDFLFLVYEYIDNGNLSEHLRNSDREPLQWSTRIQIALDSARGLEYIHEHTKPVYIHRDIKSANILLDKSFHGKVADFGLAKLIDTGSSSAPTANMAGTFGYMPPEYVYGRVSPKLDVFAFGVVLYELISAKEAVINGGAEIKGLVALFHEVFDQPEPKEGLKELVDPRLGDNYSIGSVFKMAQLANACTEADPKRRPKMRSVVVALMTLSSSTENWDIASFYENPALVNLVSGR; encoded by the exons ATGTGCATACTTTGCACAAGCTTGGTTCCACTAACAATGGAACACAATTTCATGGTTTCATTGTTGTTCTTGTTGCTGATTACTTTACCTTTGAGTGCAGAATCAAAGTGTAGCAAGAGCTGTGACTCGGCTTTAGCTTCTTACTATCTTTGGAACAATGATTCCAGCCTGCTATATATTTCATACATCATGCAATCCAAGTTTCTTTACAAAGTTGAAGATATTGTTAGATACAACGAAGGCATATACTCATACTCATATCCATCACAAACCAGAATAAACGTTCCAATTCCTTGTGATTGCATCAATG ATGGCGAGTTTCTGGGCCACACATTCCAGTACTCAGTTACTCTAGGTGACAACTACTCAGCCATTGCCAGTGGGAGCTTTTCCAACTTAGTAACTACAGAGTGGCTTCAGAACACTAACAATTATCCAAAAGATGCTATTCTTGCTGGAGGAACGGTTAATGTGACTGTTAACTGTTCTTGTGGAGACAGTAATATTAGCAAAGATTATGGACTGTTCATCACATACCCTCTTAGGACTGAGGATTCTTTGCAGTCAATTGCAAACCAGACAAAGCTTGATCCTGAGTTGTTGATGAAATACAACCCCGGTGTAAATTTCAACAAAGGGAGTGGTCTAGTTTATATTCCCGGCAGAG ATGAAAACGGTAACTATCCGCCTCTTCACCCAAG CTCTGGAG GTCTACCACGTAGGGTTGTTGCTGGAATATCTGTTGGAGTTGTAGCAGTAATTATGTTATCAGCATTTTGTGTTTATATGAAGTGTTTGAAGGTATGGAAGAAAAAACTGCGAGCAGAATATTCCGGTTGGAAAACTGCTCGAGCTAGGGAAG ATAAAGCCCCTAATAGCTTCGCAAACATAAGTGCAGAAAAATCAGCAGAGTTTTCATATGAAGAACTGGCCCATGCCACAAATAACTTCAATTTGGCTAACAAAATTGGTCAAGGTGGTTTTGGAGAAATCTATTATGCAGAGCTGAATGGCAAG AAAGTTGCAATAAAGAAGATGGACATGAAAGCATCAAAAGAATTTCTCGCAGAACTGAAAGTTTTGACACATGTTCAGCACTTAAACCTG GTCCATTTGATTGGATATTGTGTTAAGGACTTCCTTTTCCTTGTTTATGAATACATTGACAATGGAAACTTAAGCGAACATCTACGAAATTCAG ATAGAGAACCTTTGCAGTGGTCTACCCGGATTCAAATAGCTCTAGATTCAGCCAGGGGACTTGAATATATTCATGAACATACAAAGCCTGTATATATCCATCGCGATATAAAGTCGGCAAACATATTATTAGACAAATCCTTCCATGGAAAG GTTGCAGATTTCGGACTAGCAAAGCTGATTGATACTGGAAGTTCCTCAGCTCCCACTGCTAATATGGCAGGCACATTTGGTTACATGCCACCAGA GTATGTATATGGCAGAGTTTCTCCTAAATTAGATGTCTTTGCTTTTGGGGTTGTCCTTTATGAGCTTATTTCTGCTAAAGAAGCTGTGATCAATGGTGGTGCTGAAATAAAGGGTCTTGTAGCTTTG TTTCATGAAGTTTTTGATCAGCCAGAACCTAAAGAAGGTCTTAAAGAACTGGTGGATCCTAGGCTTGGAGATAATTACTCAATTGGTTCAGTTTTCAAG ATGGCACAACTTGCCAATGCATGTACAGAGGCAGATCCGAAGCGGCGTCCGAAGATGAGATCGGTGGTGGTTGCTCTTATGACACTTAGTTCAAGCACTGAGAATTGGGACATTGCTTCCTTCTATGAAAATCCAGCTCTTGTGAATCTAGTATCTGGTAGATAG
- the LOC107608706 gene encoding lysM domain receptor-like kinase 3 isoform X1 has protein sequence MKLKKSFLLFFLLLECSCFINLESECLKGCDLAIASYFVYPRVKLGSIASFMHSNVVANSNVIISYNKDKMPNNLPVSFSRINIPFPCDCINGEFLGHVFEYSAIEGDTYDLIAKMRYSDLTTVEILQRFNNYDPNHVPVNAKVNVTVNCSCGNSHVSKDYGLFVTFPLRVGNTLLQIANQTKLDPKLLQSYNPGVNFSQTRGIVFIPARDQNGVYVPLYPSTRTGLAKGVAVGISIAGTSGVLLLLICACVRYFKKEGEKIKLPTEDFIFK, from the exons ATGAAGCTAAAGAAaagttttcttttgttctttttgttATTGGAGTGTTCTTGTTTCATCAATTTAGAATCAGAGTGTTTAAAGGGTTGTGATTTAGCTATAGCTTCATACTTTGTATACCCTAGAGTTAAGCTTGGTAGCATTGCATCCTTTATGCATTCAAATGTTGTGGCAAATTCTAATGTTATCATTAGCTACAATAAGGACAAAATGCCCAATAATCTACCAGTATCTTTCTCCAGAATCAATATTCCATTCCCTTGTGATTGCATCAATGGTGAGTTCTTGGGGCATGTGTTTGAGTACTCAGCTATTGAAGGTGACACCTATGATCTCATTGCAAAAATGAGATATTCTGATCTTACCACAGTTGAAATTTTGCAAAGGTTCAACAactatgatcctaatcatgtacCTGTTAATGCTAAGGTTAATGTCACGGTCAATTGTTCTTGTGGGAACAGCCATGTTTCAAAGGATTATGGTTTGTTTGTTACATTCCCTCTTAGGGTAGGTAATACTTTGCTGCAAATTGCAAATCAGACTAAACTTGATCCTAAGTTGCTGCAGAGTTATAATCCAG GTGTCAACTTCAGCCAAACTAGAGGGATAGTTTTCATTCCAGCAAGAG ATCAAAATGGAGTCTATGTTCCCCTGTATCCAAGTACTAG AACAGGTCTAGCTAAGGGTGTTGCTGTTGGAATATCTATAGCTGGAACAAGTGGGGTTCTGCTATTATTAATTTGTGCTTGTGTTAGATATTTCAAGAAGGAAGGAGAAAAAATTAAATTACCAACAGAAGATTTTATATTCAAGTAA
- the LOC107608702 gene encoding chitin elicitor receptor kinase 1 isoform X2, whose product MQSKFLYKVEDIVRYNEGIYSYSYPSQTRINVPIPCDCINDGEFLGHTFQYSVTLGDNYSAIASGSFSNLVTTEWLQNTNNYPKDAILAGGTVNVTVNCSCGDSNISKDYGLFITYPLRTEDSLQSIANQTKLDPELLMKYNPGVNFNKGSGLVYIPGRDENGNYPPLHPSSGGLPRRVVAGISVGVVAVIMLSAFCVYMKCLKVWKKKLRAEYSGWKTARAREDKAPNSFANISAEKSAEFSYEELAHATNNFNLANKIGQGGFGEIYYAELNGKKVAIKKMDMKASKEFLAELKVLTHVQHLNLVHLIGYCVKDFLFLVYEYIDNGNLSEHLRNSDREPLQWSTRIQIALDSARGLEYIHEHTKPVYIHRDIKSANILLDKSFHGKVADFGLAKLIDTGSSSAPTANMAGTFGYMPPEYVYGRVSPKLDVFAFGVVLYELISAKEAVINGGAEIKGLVALFHEVFDQPEPKEGLKELVDPRLGDNYSIGSVFKMAQLANACTEADPKRRPKMRSVVVALMTLSSSTENWDIASFYENPALVNLVSGR is encoded by the exons ATGCAATCCAAGTTTCTTTACAAAGTTGAAGATATTGTTAGATACAACGAAGGCATATACTCATACTCATATCCATCACAAACCAGAATAAACGTTCCAATTCCTTGTGATTGCATCAATG ATGGCGAGTTTCTGGGCCACACATTCCAGTACTCAGTTACTCTAGGTGACAACTACTCAGCCATTGCCAGTGGGAGCTTTTCCAACTTAGTAACTACAGAGTGGCTTCAGAACACTAACAATTATCCAAAAGATGCTATTCTTGCTGGAGGAACGGTTAATGTGACTGTTAACTGTTCTTGTGGAGACAGTAATATTAGCAAAGATTATGGACTGTTCATCACATACCCTCTTAGGACTGAGGATTCTTTGCAGTCAATTGCAAACCAGACAAAGCTTGATCCTGAGTTGTTGATGAAATACAACCCCGGTGTAAATTTCAACAAAGGGAGTGGTCTAGTTTATATTCCCGGCAGAG ATGAAAACGGTAACTATCCGCCTCTTCACCCAAG CTCTGGAG GTCTACCACGTAGGGTTGTTGCTGGAATATCTGTTGGAGTTGTAGCAGTAATTATGTTATCAGCATTTTGTGTTTATATGAAGTGTTTGAAGGTATGGAAGAAAAAACTGCGAGCAGAATATTCCGGTTGGAAAACTGCTCGAGCTAGGGAAG ATAAAGCCCCTAATAGCTTCGCAAACATAAGTGCAGAAAAATCAGCAGAGTTTTCATATGAAGAACTGGCCCATGCCACAAATAACTTCAATTTGGCTAACAAAATTGGTCAAGGTGGTTTTGGAGAAATCTATTATGCAGAGCTGAATGGCAAG AAAGTTGCAATAAAGAAGATGGACATGAAAGCATCAAAAGAATTTCTCGCAGAACTGAAAGTTTTGACACATGTTCAGCACTTAAACCTG GTCCATTTGATTGGATATTGTGTTAAGGACTTCCTTTTCCTTGTTTATGAATACATTGACAATGGAAACTTAAGCGAACATCTACGAAATTCAG ATAGAGAACCTTTGCAGTGGTCTACCCGGATTCAAATAGCTCTAGATTCAGCCAGGGGACTTGAATATATTCATGAACATACAAAGCCTGTATATATCCATCGCGATATAAAGTCGGCAAACATATTATTAGACAAATCCTTCCATGGAAAG GTTGCAGATTTCGGACTAGCAAAGCTGATTGATACTGGAAGTTCCTCAGCTCCCACTGCTAATATGGCAGGCACATTTGGTTACATGCCACCAGA GTATGTATATGGCAGAGTTTCTCCTAAATTAGATGTCTTTGCTTTTGGGGTTGTCCTTTATGAGCTTATTTCTGCTAAAGAAGCTGTGATCAATGGTGGTGCTGAAATAAAGGGTCTTGTAGCTTTG TTTCATGAAGTTTTTGATCAGCCAGAACCTAAAGAAGGTCTTAAAGAACTGGTGGATCCTAGGCTTGGAGATAATTACTCAATTGGTTCAGTTTTCAAG ATGGCACAACTTGCCAATGCATGTACAGAGGCAGATCCGAAGCGGCGTCCGAAGATGAGATCGGTGGTGGTTGCTCTTATGACACTTAGTTCAAGCACTGAGAATTGGGACATTGCTTCCTTCTATGAAAATCCAGCTCTTGTGAATCTAGTATCTGGTAGATAG
- the LOC107608702 gene encoding chitin elicitor receptor kinase 1 isoform X3, protein MKYNPSVNFSKGNGLVYIPGRDENGNYPPLHPSSGGLPRRVVAGISVGVVAVIMLSAFCVYMKCLKVWKKKLRAEYSGWKTARAREDKAPNSFANISAEKSAEFSYEELAHATNNFNLANKIGQGGFGEIYYAELNGKKVAIKKMDMKASKEFLAELKVLTHVQHLNLVHLIGYCVKDFLFLVYEYIDNGNLSEHLRNSDREPLQWSTRIQIALDSARGLEYIHEHTKPVYIHRDIKSANILLDKSFHGKVADFGLAKLIDTGSSSAPTANMAGTFGYMPPEYVYGRVSPKLDVFAFGVVLYELISAKEAVINGGAEIKGLVALFHEVFDQPEPKEGLKELVDPRLGDNYSIGSVFKMAQLANACTEADPKRRPKMRSVVVALMTLSSSTENWDIASFYENPALVNLVSGR, encoded by the exons ATGAAAACGGTAACTATCCGCCTCTTCACCCAAG CTCTGGAG GTCTACCACGTAGGGTTGTTGCTGGAATATCTGTTGGAGTTGTAGCAGTAATTATGTTATCAGCATTTTGTGTTTATATGAAGTGTTTGAAGGTATGGAAGAAAAAACTGCGAGCAGAATATTCCGGTTGGAAAACTGCTCGAGCTAGGGAAG ATAAAGCCCCTAATAGCTTCGCAAACATAAGTGCAGAAAAATCAGCAGAGTTTTCATATGAAGAACTGGCCCATGCCACAAATAACTTCAATTTGGCTAACAAAATTGGTCAAGGTGGTTTTGGAGAAATCTATTATGCAGAGCTGAATGGCAAG AAAGTTGCAATAAAGAAGATGGACATGAAAGCATCAAAAGAATTTCTCGCAGAACTGAAAGTTTTGACACATGTTCAGCACTTAAACCTG GTCCATTTGATTGGATATTGTGTTAAGGACTTCCTTTTCCTTGTTTATGAATACATTGACAATGGAAACTTAAGCGAACATCTACGAAATTCAG ATAGAGAACCTTTGCAGTGGTCTACCCGGATTCAAATAGCTCTAGATTCAGCCAGGGGACTTGAATATATTCATGAACATACAAAGCCTGTATATATCCATCGCGATATAAAGTCGGCAAACATATTATTAGACAAATCCTTCCATGGAAAG GTTGCAGATTTCGGACTAGCAAAGCTGATTGATACTGGAAGTTCCTCAGCTCCCACTGCTAATATGGCAGGCACATTTGGTTACATGCCACCAGA GTATGTATATGGCAGAGTTTCTCCTAAATTAGATGTCTTTGCTTTTGGGGTTGTCCTTTATGAGCTTATTTCTGCTAAAGAAGCTGTGATCAATGGTGGTGCTGAAATAAAGGGTCTTGTAGCTTTG TTTCATGAAGTTTTTGATCAGCCAGAACCTAAAGAAGGTCTTAAAGAACTGGTGGATCCTAGGCTTGGAGATAATTACTCAATTGGTTCAGTTTTCAAG ATGGCACAACTTGCCAATGCATGTACAGAGGCAGATCCGAAGCGGCGTCCGAAGATGAGATCGGTGGTGGTTGCTCTTATGACACTTAGTTCAAGCACTGAGAATTGGGACATTGCTTCCTTCTATGAAAATCCAGCTCTTGTGAATCTAGTATCTGGTAGATAG
- the LOC107608706 gene encoding lysM domain receptor-like kinase 3 isoform X2, whose protein sequence is MKLKKSFLLFFLLLECSCFINLESECLKGCDLAIASYFVYPRVKLGSIASFMHSNVVANSNVIISYNKDKMPNNLPVSFSRINIPFPCDCINGEFLGHVFEYSAIEGDTYDLIAKMRYSDLTTVEILQRFNNYDPNHVPVNAKVNVTVNCSCGNSHVSKDYGLFVTFPLRVGNTLLQIANQTKLDPKLLQSYNPGVNFSQTRGIVFIPARDQNGVYVPLYPSTRSSSLNFKESWLY, encoded by the exons ATGAAGCTAAAGAAaagttttcttttgttctttttgttATTGGAGTGTTCTTGTTTCATCAATTTAGAATCAGAGTGTTTAAAGGGTTGTGATTTAGCTATAGCTTCATACTTTGTATACCCTAGAGTTAAGCTTGGTAGCATTGCATCCTTTATGCATTCAAATGTTGTGGCAAATTCTAATGTTATCATTAGCTACAATAAGGACAAAATGCCCAATAATCTACCAGTATCTTTCTCCAGAATCAATATTCCATTCCCTTGTGATTGCATCAATGGTGAGTTCTTGGGGCATGTGTTTGAGTACTCAGCTATTGAAGGTGACACCTATGATCTCATTGCAAAAATGAGATATTCTGATCTTACCACAGTTGAAATTTTGCAAAGGTTCAACAactatgatcctaatcatgtacCTGTTAATGCTAAGGTTAATGTCACGGTCAATTGTTCTTGTGGGAACAGCCATGTTTCAAAGGATTATGGTTTGTTTGTTACATTCCCTCTTAGGGTAGGTAATACTTTGCTGCAAATTGCAAATCAGACTAAACTTGATCCTAAGTTGCTGCAGAGTTATAATCCAG GTGTCAACTTCAGCCAAACTAGAGGGATAGTTTTCATTCCAGCAAGAG ATCAAAATGGAGTCTATGTTCCCCTGTATCCAAGTACTAG GTCTAGCTCTCTGAACTTCAAAGAAAGCTGGCTATATTGA
- the LOC107608706 gene encoding lysM domain receptor-like kinase 3 isoform X3, with product MKLKKSFLLFFLLLECSCFINLESECLKGCDLAIASYFVYPRVKLGSIASFMHSNVVANSNVIISYNKDKMPNNLPVSFSRINIPFPCDCINGEFLGHVFEYSAIEGDTYDLIAKMRYSDLTTVEILQRFNNYDPNHVPVNAKVNVTVNCSCGNSHVSKDYGLFVTFPLRVGNTLLQIANQTKLDPKLLQSYNPGVNFSQTRGIVFIPARDQNGVYVPLYPSTRTGLAL from the exons ATGAAGCTAAAGAAaagttttcttttgttctttttgttATTGGAGTGTTCTTGTTTCATCAATTTAGAATCAGAGTGTTTAAAGGGTTGTGATTTAGCTATAGCTTCATACTTTGTATACCCTAGAGTTAAGCTTGGTAGCATTGCATCCTTTATGCATTCAAATGTTGTGGCAAATTCTAATGTTATCATTAGCTACAATAAGGACAAAATGCCCAATAATCTACCAGTATCTTTCTCCAGAATCAATATTCCATTCCCTTGTGATTGCATCAATGGTGAGTTCTTGGGGCATGTGTTTGAGTACTCAGCTATTGAAGGTGACACCTATGATCTCATTGCAAAAATGAGATATTCTGATCTTACCACAGTTGAAATTTTGCAAAGGTTCAACAactatgatcctaatcatgtacCTGTTAATGCTAAGGTTAATGTCACGGTCAATTGTTCTTGTGGGAACAGCCATGTTTCAAAGGATTATGGTTTGTTTGTTACATTCCCTCTTAGGGTAGGTAATACTTTGCTGCAAATTGCAAATCAGACTAAACTTGATCCTAAGTTGCTGCAGAGTTATAATCCAG GTGTCAACTTCAGCCAAACTAGAGGGATAGTTTTCATTCCAGCAAGAG ATCAAAATGGAGTCTATGTTCCCCTGTATCCAAGTACTAG AACAGGTCTAGCTCTCTGA